Proteins found in one Streptomyces sp. NBC_00461 genomic segment:
- a CDS encoding TlpA family protein disulfide reductase — protein MSAASRAPSRSNRARRRAVLTTAGAAVATLLMSACSSGGTSGGGGDTNFVMGKDGISTAKKGERAQAPDLSGKTVDGKQLDVASYKGKVVVLNVWGSWCPPCRAEAPGFEKVSRDLKAKDVQFVGINTRDTSTAGARAFEKQYGVGFPSLYDPTGQLMLRFKKGTLNPQAIPSTLVLDREGKIAARSLAALTEEKLRRMIDPVLAEK, from the coding sequence ATGAGTGCCGCAAGCCGCGCCCCGTCGCGCTCGAACCGCGCACGTCGCCGAGCCGTCCTGACCACCGCCGGTGCCGCGGTCGCCACGCTGCTGATGTCCGCCTGCTCCTCCGGAGGCACCTCCGGCGGAGGCGGTGACACCAACTTCGTCATGGGCAAGGACGGCATCTCCACCGCCAAGAAGGGGGAGCGCGCCCAGGCTCCCGACCTGTCCGGCAAGACGGTTGACGGCAAGCAACTCGACGTCGCCTCCTACAAGGGCAAGGTCGTGGTGCTGAACGTGTGGGGCTCCTGGTGCCCTCCCTGCCGCGCCGAGGCGCCGGGCTTCGAGAAGGTCTCCCGGGATCTGAAGGCCAAGGACGTCCAGTTCGTCGGCATCAACACCCGTGACACCAGCACCGCCGGCGCCCGCGCCTTCGAGAAGCAGTACGGCGTCGGCTTCCCCAGCCTGTACGACCCGACGGGCCAACTGATGCTCCGTTTCAAGAAGGGCACCCTCAACCCGCAGGCGATCCCCTCCACTCTCGTCCTCGACCGCGAGGGCAAGATCGCCGCGCGTTCGCTGGCCGCGCTCACCGAGGAAAAGCTGCGCAGGATGATCGACCCGGTCCTCGCGGAGAAGTGA
- a CDS encoding cytochrome c biogenesis CcdA family protein, which produces MSPLTTLAEPGLNDTVLNGALLVALPIALLGGLVSFFSPCVLPLVPGYLSYVTGVAGTDLAEARRGRMVAGASLFVLGFTAVFVSSGALFGYFGDTLQDNKGVLSKVLGALMILMGVFFMGLMPWMTQREFRFHRRPAAGLAGAPLLGALFGIGWTPCIGPTLASVIALSSQQGSAGRGAVLTVAYCLGLGVPFVLAAVAFRKALGAFGWVKRHYVWVMRIGGTMMIVTGLLLLTGAWDRIVQDMQSWSTGFTVGI; this is translated from the coding sequence GTGAGCCCACTCACCACACTCGCCGAACCGGGCCTCAACGACACGGTGCTCAACGGCGCCCTGCTGGTCGCCCTGCCCATCGCCCTGCTCGGCGGACTCGTCTCCTTCTTCTCCCCGTGCGTCCTGCCGCTCGTCCCCGGCTATCTGTCGTACGTCACCGGGGTGGCCGGCACCGACCTCGCCGAGGCCCGACGCGGCCGGATGGTCGCGGGCGCCTCCCTCTTCGTACTCGGCTTCACCGCCGTGTTCGTCTCCAGCGGCGCCCTGTTCGGCTACTTCGGCGACACCCTCCAGGACAACAAGGGCGTCCTGAGCAAGGTGCTGGGCGCGCTCATGATCCTCATGGGTGTCTTCTTCATGGGGCTGATGCCCTGGATGACCCAGCGGGAGTTCCGCTTCCACCGCAGGCCCGCCGCCGGGCTGGCCGGCGCACCGCTGCTCGGCGCGCTGTTCGGCATCGGCTGGACCCCGTGCATCGGCCCGACCCTCGCCTCAGTGATCGCCCTCTCCTCCCAGCAGGGCAGCGCGGGCCGCGGGGCCGTACTGACCGTCGCCTACTGTCTCGGCCTCGGTGTGCCGTTCGTGCTCGCCGCGGTCGCCTTCCGTAAGGCGCTCGGCGCCTTCGGCTGGGTCAAGCGCCACTATGTCTGGGTGATGCGGATCGGCGGCACGATGATGATCGTGACCGGTCTGCTGCTGCTCACCGGCGCCTGGGACCGCATCGTGCAGGACATGCAGTCCTGGTCCACCGGCTTCACCGTGGGGATCTGA